Part of the Lotus japonicus ecotype B-129 chromosome 6, LjGifu_v1.2 genome, TTGGATCAATGGATTTTGAAGCAATGTTCTCGTCTTCAGGAATTGGGTCTACCTGCAAGATATAAGGAAAGAAGATGAGTATAAAAATAGGAAAATGAAACGAAGGAAAAAATAGGGGAAAAGATTACCAAAGTTTTTTCTGAATCATCTTTTTCAGACGaaactctcattttctttcgAGCATCTGAAGTCGAGCTTTGCGAACCTCTCTTCCGAGCCTGGAAAATATATAAGATATAGACTCAAAGTCGAATAAAGGGTAAGCAACAAATTAACGAATATACCTTAGGAATGTTCTTTTGTTGAACTGGAATGcctgttgaattgtcagaacCTTCGTCGTCCTTGCATGGAACTTTGGGTATTGGTTCGGCTGAAAAGCAGATGTATGAGTACAAGAATAAAAAGAGGAAAACAAAAGTAAGAAGAATCTATCTAACCTTGATGAATTTGTGTGAGAACTTGGACGTGACATGGGTTAACATGAATGTGTCCGGGGTAGTTGTGCAAAAAATATTTAGTCGAAGTAACCCTTTTCGGAAGTGGTAAAAGACTTTGTACAAAACATTTGTATGTAAAATGGTCGAGCCACTTTGGATAAATAACAGGTAAAGCCAAAGCCAGATCACTGGTAGGAAAAGCTGGAAATTTTGGACAATAGTGTCGAAGAGTATAAACATATTTGTCCACAAAAGGAGGAAAAAGTTTAATTTGAAAAACTTTGGCtttgattttttcttttaaaacttccGTCGCTTCCGAAAGGGTTAAGTTCAATCGACTTGGAAGATAAACAGTTTTGAAGAATCTCTGAAATgactggatttctttgatgtgCGTACCTCGAGTTTTCTTTGTAGCTTTTTTCTGCACAGATTGAAGAGCTTCAGTCATCTTTCCAATACAAACTCCTAAGGTGGTCTGAATAGACTTGTAGTAGGTCGACCACCAGACTTCAAACTCTCTAGTGCAATAAAATGATGGTTCGAAAGACAATGGCTCAAGATAAAGAGCGGCCGTCTTGTTTTCATAAAAGGTGAGGGCTTCATAAAAAGAGTCGACATCTTTGTCGCAGAACCCTTCATTGCAAATTGCATCCTTTTTTGAAAAGAGTGGAATAGGAACGATTTGACATAGGCCGAATTGTCTGGCCACGAGTTGAGGTTGGTAGCCTAACACGTTCACTTCTGATTTTTTGAAACCAAGAGGGAGGACTTGAGGTCGAAAAAATTCCCTCCAAATGCTAATGCTTTCACTCTGTTATCCCGGAAATTCGCATGGGAAAGGTCGAGTGAGCCATTTAGGACCGGTAGTTTGAGGGGCAAATGGAGCAAGGTTGGGAGTAAAGGAGGTCATTTCCATGAAAGTAGTAAAAAATTCACGGAAGGTGGTTTCAGGATCGACTTTATCCTTTGTAGGAGTCAAGCAGTTAAGTCGAAAAGCAGCAATAGAAGTCGAGACATTTTGTGGACTTGGAGTTGAGAGTTTGGTCTCAAATATGGCATTtagccaaagttgaagaaaccaTAAAGGTCCAGCAAACATGATGTTTTTCTCGGCTCCAGAGGGCTTCTGAAGAGAAGTGATGGCTTGACTCAAAGAAAGGTAAAGTTCGCCTAACAAAACTTTACCTAGACAGACGTCGGCACCTTCATGTAGAAGCTGAGCAAGAAGCACAAATTTTTGAGGAACTTGAAGAGACTTGGAACAAAGGAAGAAAGCAGATAGCCAGAACAACAAGAAAGCTACATGTTCCGAGTCGGAAACATTTGCAGAGGTCTTGTCGTGGTTTCTCAGAATGAAGCTTTTGTAAGTTAGATGGTTGTAGTCTAGTTTGATTTCTTTCTTGACAGGCCGGTCGAATGTAAAAGAAGACCCTGTAGGTCGAAGACCGGCAATAGCAGCTACATCTAAGAGAGTAGGGGTAATCATTCCCTGAGGAGTATGGAAGGTGTTGGTCGAAcgctcccaaaagaaaaaagaactgGCTAACATTGCTGGATGGTAGACAATTTTCGACCTGGATAATTGAATTATGTCAAAAATCCCTAAAGTTTTCCAGAAATCTCCTTTCACTTTCTCGACTTTGTTTAACCATTCAATGTAGGGATTCGTCTTCACAGGAGGTGAAGAACGGAAAGCTCTAGGTGGGTCACCTAAGAAGGACAGGTTGTAGGAATCCCTAAAGGCTAAGATTTTTTCATTCGGTAAGGGTGAAGGAAAGAATGCAGATGCATTTCTTGGGAAATGGTTTGGTAAGGTCCTAAATATGCATGTAACTTATCACCAATGGAGAAGGGAATAAGTACCTGGGAATTCCATATCTTAatcttttcctcttcattgggaGGTTCTGGAACAAAGGTCCTCCCTTCAACTTCAATGGGTTTTGAAAGAGAAACAGCAGACGGAACCTGAGAAGAAGACGTGGAAGTCATAGTGGTTGATGACGAACTGGAAGAAGACGAGGATGCAATGATGGGGCCGGTGAAAGCTCGCGTAAACCAAGATGGTTCCAGCGGAGCTCTGAAATCTCAAGGGAGTTGCAGAGAGCTTAAAATGGGTTTTTAGAGAGGAAAAGCTAGAGGTTGAAGACGAAGTAGAAGTGGGAAGGtttttccacctatttataaGACTTAAGTCTGAGTAAGATGAGCGGTTGAGATTAGACCGGATGCCAAAACTTTGTTCAATGAAATTTAGTTTAATCCGTTTGAATTCTGAGTGGGGTATGGCAGTTTCTACTTTTTGGTTTCTCTTGAAGGACGTGTCTGACATGATTAGATATTTATGATAGTGGAGTGTGGAAGTTGCTAAAGGTTAAAAGAGACTTTTGCTTTGTCAGGAATGGAAAAGGAAAAAACTGACATTTAGTGTTGGGTCGAAATCATGTGAGacgaaaatatcatttttctgatcgaataaatgatattttggggggcatctgttgactacacaattttatataatttcgACCTATGTTGCATAATTTCGACCTATGAAGTCGAAAGTAAGGAGACTCAAGAAAATTTACCAAGTGCTAAGTGACTTCGGCTGGAAAGTATTTTTCGAGATGTGAAGAATCCATTACGGGAGGCCGGTTGTTTTGAAGACAGTTCGCGAAAGACACGTAAGGAGCAAAAAAGGACACGTGTAGGACGAAGACATATTCAGAAGACACTTGTAATGGTTTTATCAATTGACCGTTAGAAGTTAGTTATATTTTTAAGTCTATAAATAGTGGGTTTGTAGAGAAAATCAGGGTGACAATCTTTACTCGAAAACTCTCAAGTGCTTACAATCTACCACAATGATTACAAGCCAAGTTAGAGCGAAAAAGAAGGGATTCGTGCAACACTTTGTATTTTAGATTTCATTATCATTATTCAAAAAGTTTACTTGTCTTTTTACTTATTTCAGTCGAATCGATTCgttttgtttctaatttgttattcaATTTCTTTCGTTTTAGTGATTAAATTGAATATattttcaccaaagaaccctaggggactcgaatccagtcccagattgatctttggattctttatttgtgtttttaccaaaatttggtgtaaacaGGAGGACACCTGTCTTACacaaaaagtataaataatatcAATTTCTTAAGAAAATAGTTGCACTTATAGCAATGGACCAAACAATGAATGCTTTCAATCCATAAGAGGAGCTATATGCACAAGTTTAAACAAACCAAAACacaaaatacaaaaaattaacTCAGCCTATCATTCAACAATATTGAACTTACATCATCAGAAAGCATCAAGTAATTGGCATATAATAGACAGCCTATCATGGTAATTGAAAGTTACTTAAGAGGAAACATTTATTCATTCATAAAATAGACAGTAAGAGCTCCAAGCACACAATAAGAAAAAATGTTCATCCTGATATTTTACTCCCTGTAACATTGGAAGGCTTCTTAAAACATATAGTCATAAACACTTTCGCATAAGCAttcttttatgaattttttttataaaagctaatttgagaaatttattgaaataagataaaaataagtttttttataacttatttataagttaaatacaagctctttttcataaacTATTCTGAActgcttatgaaaataagttcaaaacacTTGCATAAACGCTTATACTGTAATAATATAAGCTCCAAtgagggccggccctgggcctgtgcaagcagacccacagcccagggcctccaaaaagaaggggccccaaaaaaattcacattaaactttctccaaaaaacAATTTAGTtatataattaatgttcaaAAGGTTATTAATGACTTTAGCTGATCTAGTGGTTAGTAACTGTTTATGTTACTTTTATTTACCGGGTTCGAATCCcaaaattaaagcaaaaggtCACGTTGCTTAGATTCGAGCACGCGACCCCTGGGCAGGTTGCAAGAGAACAGTTGCCAAACGAACCAACATAATGGTTTTGACGAAATTTCGAACGTTAGATATATAACGGTATCTGATAGTCGTATCTCCAAGAGATATTTCTCTttattaggggtccatttttattatttgtccagggcctccaaaatgtcgggatcGGCCCTGGTTCCAATAAACTCTTTCAAACATGACCCTAAACAAATAGCAACTAGCTATGTCAGGATAGATCCATAGATAAGGGTTGGATCCAATAGTGGATCCTTCCATGATGAAATAACTACACAtgctaaatatatatatatatatatatatatatatatatatatacatcatGGGAGGGTTCAGATTGAGCCCTACTGATGGAATTGGTtctagacatagagaaagatcttctagacatagTAGATCTAAAGTCTTCTTTATTTTTGATCGATTTAGGTAGGGAAAATGagtttctcctatcaaagactAAGTCAACCTGCCTGGTTTGGTGTTGGATAACATCACGGAAGTCAGGGGTGACAATAGGTTGAGCCGGTGTTGCTCTTTCTATtgaccaaaatatatatatatatatatatatatatatatatatatatatatatatatatatatatatatatatatataaggtaTTGCAACAACACATGCAAGTTTTTGGTTTTGAATTGTGATTCTCAAAACCATGGTTTGGACAAAAGCTATAAGTTATATAGCTTTTATGAAATCCATGGTTAATCAAACAACCAAACAGAACTCTCACTTAATTACATGTAAGTGGCAACACGCAAACTGAAATTAAGCAATGAAGCAGCACTAATAACAATATAATCATTGAAACAAAACTATACTCTAAAAAGTTAGAATCATGTGGTTTAGGTAGAAAACTCACGTTTCAAGAAAGCCTCAAAGAGATTGCCAGTGAGACCTTCAATGGAGTCAGCAAGAGGCAGAATGGGAACACAGTTCCCATACTTGACATCAGGGCATTGGTACACGGACACAACATCTCCAAGACGAACCCTCAAATTGCACCTCACAACTTTCCTGAAATTCGACTCCATTGCCGTAGTGTAGTCTATCTTCTCCAATTTCCTGAAATTCGACGAAAGAAAAGCACAAAATCAAGAGTTTCTTTTCCTATCACCTTATATTTTATGGGTGGTTTCTTTAACAGTTCTTGTTAGAGAGGAGGAATTAAATGGACACATATTATAAGATTtaatttaaagatttttttttgaaactgatttaatttaaagattttaatactgtaaaaaaaaattaaagaatttaatggatatgcactttttagtgtaaacatttttttttaaaagagaatAATTTCATAGATTAAAAAGCATACAAGATAACAACCCTCTCAAGGTAGGGGATTAGAAATTAGTCTAGATCCAACAAAAATCAGAAAGTTAAATACAAGAAAGGTCTACAGCCAAAAGCAAATAAAACCAGAGATACAAAATCCTAAGAGAGGACAAAAAACAGTAAATAGCATAGAGCAATAACAGCATCATGCAAGAATGAATGATCTGTATCCCAAGAATAGGGGAAACACGAGGAGCAACACAATGGATATAGTCAATAGAAAGTAGAAGTCCATCCTGAGCTCAAGTCAACACCAAGATAGCAGAGAAAAAAATAACCAAGTTCCTTCCAAAACCCAGGGTCTGAAGTATCAATCAAACCTGCAGAAAATTTAgtgtaaatatttaaattttaattatacaaaagtatatttttttatttggcgAAAATTAATTGAGTGGATGAACTAAAAGTGTGTGGATATGCCtcattagagcatctccaaccaTAACATTCATTAAAGTTTTTACTCTTCATTTTATATCATTCTTTACAACTACCCGTAATGTCACATCATTTACATCACTTTACTAACTTTTACCTCAAACTCAACAAGTCTTAGAAGTTTATGTAGTAGATCCCACAATCAACATCAcacttttatattttattatttatcttcatttcaattaattatatttctaattaacttctcattattttatatttttgccTTTGGTGTGTTTGCTTGGGTTCAGGTTCTAGTATGGGTTGTCTTTGTCGGCGTTAGGGGGTTTTTTCCTTGCTTAGCGATGTTTAATGGTCTTTTTGGTACTGTTGTCTAGAGTTGTCAATACAGACCAGCCTAGCCCGTATGGGCCAGCCCGTCATGGATTAGATTGAAAACGAGTTGGGTTATGTCAACTTGGGTCTTTACAAGCTAGGGAAATATGAACCTAACCCGGCTCTCTACGAGCTCGCGGATTgagttaaataaatataaaaatttggaaaatggAGAAATTGaattagaaaatattataaaaaaaaatgtcaaaaaaaaattacttacaGCAATTGGTATCAACTCATAAGCAAGAGGTTTATCAACGCAattatttttctatcacatttTTTATAAGCCCGCCACAATTAAAATATTGTAACAAAATTTAATTTACAGGATTTATCAATACAATTATTTTACTGCCACATCTAAAATTCGATAAAGAatagaataacaataaaaaaacacaaaaattcGTCTCAATTTAAAGAAATGAGAATTCCATATTTGTATTTAAACATAATCCATAAAACTAACCTTGAATTAAGATCaaataaaacaatttttaataaaaaataactctaacccgCGGGTTGCTTATTTTTCTGTCACATTTTTTATAAGCCTTGATATATTGTAAAAGATATTAATTTACAGGATTTATCAATACGATTAGTTTACTGCCACATTTGAAATGCGATAAATGatagaataacaataaataaaacacaaaaatgaGTCTCAATTCAAAGAAATGAGAATTTCcattttttgtatttaaaaataatcCATAAAACTAACCTTGAATTAAGaccaaataaaataattttttgttgaaaaataactctaacccgCGGGTTGCTCGCTTGACTTGTGGGTTAAACGAGCCGAGTTGCACtgacccatgtttttttttgtgctgAAATTAACCAACCCAACTCAGCTCATTTAGTCAACTCGTCGAGTTGGCCCGTGAGTTGTaacccatattgacagctctactGTTGGCCTTGCTAGTTCTGTGTTCTCTGTTTGAGAGTCTCAAACATTTCTCTTTCTATAAACACACATAGTCTTTCTGAAAAGAAACTTCACCGACACAAAAATTCCTAAACTAGAGAATGATAATTATAACCTTAAAATAATACTCATACTTATATATGTGaaatcaaaaaaaattacaattagtAATAAATATAATGAATAGTTTAAACTAAAACAAGGGTTTACATTCCGATGTGGAAGGGGTTACTCAAGGCCCGAGACCAACTAAAACAAGGGTttacattaatatttttttaaaagaagaaGTGCAAGGCTTCTTTACAAAGCTGTTTGCGGCTGACACGACTCTTGTGAGGGAAACAATACATCATCATCAATTCCCTACCTTGCCTGAAGCAGCGAAATATCTCCTCGACCAGCCGGTTTTACAAGAAGAGGTTAAGGAGGCGTTGATGGGGATGAAATCGTTTACAGCTCCCGGCCCAGATGGCTTCCAACCGTTTTTCTATAAGAAGTACTGGAACCATGTTGGTGAATCCCTTTGGAGGCTAGTAAGCAAAAGCTTTGAGGAAGGAATAGTAGAGGATGAGTTGCTGGAAATTCTAGTGGTCCTCATTCCTAAAGTGGATCACCCTACGACTGTCAAGGAATTCCACCCAATCAGCCTCTGTAATGTTACTTACAAGTTAATTACCAAGGTATTAGTGAATCGGCTGAGGCCGTTTCTACATGATTTAGTTGGGCCAATGCAAAGCAGTTTCCTCCCAGGCAGGGGAAAAATGGACAATTCCTTCCTAGCTCAAGAAATTATTCATTATATGGCTCATTCACTGGTGAATAAGGGTAATGCTgcttttaaaattgatttagaGAAGGCTTATGATAGTGTGTCTTGGGACTTTCTGCAGGAAACCTTGGTATACTATGGATTCCCAGAGAGAATAAGCAAGTTGATTATGACGTGTGTGACCTCATCTCAAATTTCAATCCTTTGGAATGGTTCACGCTTGCCTAAATTCAGACCTGGAAGGGGGCTTCGACAAGGGGATCCCCTCTCACCCTACCTCTTTGTACTTTGCATGGAGAGGCTCTCAGTCTCAATTCAAAACCTGGTGGACTCTGGGACATGGAAACCGATAAGGATATCAAGAGGTGGCCCCCCAATATCCCATCTCTTCTTTGCAGATGAGGTGTTGTTATTTTGCCAAGCGTCTGTTAATCAAGTGAATCTTCTTGCCTCGACCATGAAGAGGTTTTGTGATAGTTCTGGGCTTAAGATCAACATGCAGAAATCCAAAGCCATCACCTCCAAAGGGGTGAGTTCTATAGTGAAGGAAAAGATATCTAATATAGCACCCATCCCTTTTGTGCGAGACCTAGGTAAGTACCTAGGATTTCCCCTTAAAGGTGGTAGAATCCGAAGGcacaattttgattttttattggAAAACATTCAACGAAAGCTGAGTTCATGGAAGAGGAGCATGCCTAACTTTGCGGGCCGAGTATGCCTGGCAAAATCAGTGATAGCTTCTATCCCGACCTACGCGATGCAAGTTGTCTATTTCCCTAGAAGTGTTACAAACCACATCAACCGCATGATGAGAGCGTTCATATGGGCAAGGAAGGATAGTGTGAAAGGGTGGAATCTTGTGGGTTGGAACAAAGTGATCAAACCGAAAGAAGATGGGGGCCTGGCACTACGTGACATGAACCTTACCAACACTGCTCTGCTGGGGAAAGCAGTTTGGTGTCTATTGCATCGCCCTCACAAACTGTGAGTGCAAGTACTAACACACAAATACCTTGACTCTTCTTCAGTTTGGGGAATTCTGACTCCCCGGTGTGGAAGGGGTTACTCAAGGCCCGGGACCAACTAAAACAAGGGTTAACATTCCGTTTGGGGGATGGATCGACCCCGTTATGGCATGCAGATTGGAGTAGGAGTGGGAAAGTGGCAGACGCAATCCCTTACGTTGATATTCATGATATCAAGTTCTCCCTGTGAGATGTAATCGTAGCAGGAAACTGGAATCTAAGCAACATGTATACCACTTTTCCTCCAGATTATGCCCAAAAACTGCAGAGTATTGCTCCTCGTTTGCAGATAGATCGTGCAGATACATGGATGTGGCACTCCAATGACAAAGGATGCTACATTGTGGGTGATACTTACCTCTGGCTGTTGCAGCGAGACCAGAACCCGACATAGGTGGGAAATTGGAAGTGGGTGTGGCGCCTCAAAGTTCCGGAGAAGATCCGCTTGTTTGTCTGGCTAGTGCTCCATAATTCACTCCAGGTAAACCTATATCGCCAGCGGTGTAACTTGACGGTCTCTCCCAACTACACCCGGTGCTCCTTGGAGGTGGAAGACGTTTTACATTGCCTCAGGAATTGCCCGCATTTGCGGGAAATTTGGTTAAACGCAGGGGGCCTTGCCTGGCCCGGATTCATGGATGACGATTTCAATTGTTGGGTGAAACGACAGGCCCAAGGTAATAATGGGATGAAGTTCTTGATTTGCCTTTGGGGGGGTGTGGAAGTGGAGAAATAACATGTGCTTTGAGGAATCTCCGTGGTCATTACAGGAAGCTTGGCGCCGAATATGCCATTAGCATGATGAAGTGGTGCGGTTTTGTTGTGATGTACAGGGTCTGGAAGATGATGTGTGGTTGAGCTGCCGCTGGAAGCCTCCTCCGCTAGGGACCCTTAATCTCTGTGTTGATGGGAGCTTCCTTCATGATCAACGGTGCATGGGATATGGGGGGTGATGCGAGACTCTCAGAGCCAGTGGGTGAGTGGGTTCCATGCATTCCAGGATGGGAGAAGTGCGTTGCTCTCGGAAGTCTTGGCTCTCAAGACAGGCTTGCAGTTGGTGTGGAATAAAGGCTACCGGAATATTGTGTGCAATACGGATTGTCGTGAGCTGCTGGTGTCCTTGGAAGATGAGGAAATTCGTCGGTTCTTTCCCATCTTGAAGGAGATTAGAGCTATTCTCCGCCGTCAATGGAAGGTTGCGCTTACTGGATTCAGTAAGGAGAGTAATAAACTGGCGGACTGACTAGCTAGGAAAGGGGCTTCCTCAGCCTTAGTCCCGCTGCAGATGGTGGATGCGCCTCCCTTAGAGTTAGAGGTCCTCCTTATGAGTGACAGATTTATTGTTACTTAAGCTTTGTTAGTTGTTGTTTATTTTCCGAAGCATCAAAAAATTATTGTAGAAGCCAAGTCAATTtaacttattatttatttttttaaaaaatctttAAGGTATGATTAATAATTCACATTTGAATAAAATCAATATTTAACTATATAAatggtaattttttaaaaaatattaatatatgaaatgaataata contains:
- the LOC130724942 gene encoding uncharacterized protein LOC130724942, whose product is MRDSQSQWVSGFHAFQDGRSALLSEVLALKTGLQLVWNKGYRNIVCNTDCRELLVSLEDEEIRRFFPILKEIRAILRRQWKVALTGFSKESYEKATSEEIVTDDRVPFPHYPGMQEITLIPFRRHHLKKHRRKMTRGQLTHKEKSQHEEEKTSQRST